A single region of the Hylaeus volcanicus isolate JK05 chromosome 5, UHH_iyHylVolc1.0_haploid, whole genome shotgun sequence genome encodes:
- the LOC128877258 gene encoding uncharacterized protein LOC128877258, with protein MSRLFLVLLLVCAVSATRCIVRDDKDEPDFHVIRLGEPSGESDETEVVTLNLPDSRRRREADKSCKKDTDCPTGQVCIPYLGCVKGRRKNPTPRKPTIE; from the exons ATGAGCCGACTGTTTCTCGTTCTGCTGTTGGTGTGCGCCGTTTCGGCAACCAGGTGCATCGTCCGGGACGACAAG GACGAACCAGACTTTCACGTGATCCGATTAGGAGAGCCCAGTGGAGAGTCG GACGAAACGGAGGTCGTCACTCTGAACCTTCCGGACAGCAGACGCCGACGGGAAGCGGATAAGTCCTGCAAAAAAGACACCGATTGCCCCACGGGACAAGTCTGCATTCCGTATCTAGGATGCG TTAAAGGTCGTCGAAAGAATCCTACTCCGCGAAAACCCACCATCGAGTGA